Proteins from a genomic interval of Colletotrichum higginsianum IMI 349063 chromosome 6, whole genome shotgun sequence:
- a CDS encoding calcineurin-like phosphoesterase, which produces MPATETSTHQFTTAASTDQLRKIGAGHCGSVWSSTAPESSLVIKREDGGEGRSITHEYNMHRDVLQSLESPRVASTMKGSRVNMPRCEGFLGQESEAAWSVILPRLPGTFTSCNALISEKIPPLPRHVRKLLAQTLGLGKNPDEVADDASNAHCLVRPYLGRRKHSQNSSTDQTAPKRLFSFYSLRNLPLHANQMEDLGLDLEGYALAMADALAFLHWSARVDANDVEFVLAQSRQQTTARRAPSLGSTDFHSDDAVLGPHSMWVLDFDCCRRMTMDEAGIKQACKSFWRNDPYYPRPGSDNQTDRRLWDVFQDRFLEISKRLLEGETETVRRLPQQLIQLIKETKGKFSRGTDFW; this is translated from the coding sequence ATGCCGGCTACCGAAACCAGCACCCACCAGttcaccaccgccgcctccacaGACCAGCTCCGCAAGATTGGAGCAGGCCACTGCGGCTCCGTCTGGTCTTCCACGGCTCCCGAGTCCTCGCTCGTGATCAAGAGGGAGGACGGGGGCGAGGGCCGGTCCATCACACACGAGTACAACATGCACCGGGACGTCCTCCAGAGCCTTGAAAGCCCTCGTGTGGCCAGCACCATGAAAGGTTCCCGCGTCAACATGCCGAGATGCGAAGGCTTCCTTGGCCAGGAGAGCGAAGCTGCCTGGTCTGTGATTCTTCCCAGGCTCCCCGGAACCTTCACATCCTGCAACGCGCTCATCAGCGAGAAGATTCCACCGCTGCCTCGCCACGTGCGGAAACTGCTCGCCCAAACGCTGGGCCTGGGAAAGAACCCGGACGAAGTCGCTGACGACGCGAGCAACGCACATTGTCTCGTCAGACCCTACCTCGGTCGTCGGAAGCACAGCCAAAACAGCAGCACCGATCAGACGGCCCCCAAGAGGTTGTTCAGCTTTTACAGCCTGAGAAACCTGCCACTCCACGCCAACCAGATGGAGGACCTCGgtctcgaccttgaaggCTACGCCCTGGCCATGGCGGACGCGCTGGCCTTCCTGCATTGGTCTGCCCGAGTCGACGCCAACGACGTCGAGTTCGTGCTGGCCCAGAGCCGCCAACAGACCACAGCTCGGAGGGCACCCAGCCTGGGGTCGACGGACTTCCACTCTGATGACGCTGTCCTTGGGCCGCACAGCATGTGGGTTCTCGATTTCGATTGCTGCAGGAGGATGACCATGGACGAGGCAGGGATCAAGCAGGCCTGCAAAAGCTTCTGGCGCAACGACCCATACTACCCGCGTCCGGGAAGCGACAACCAAACCGATCGGAGGCTTTGGGACGTCTTTCAAGATCGATTCCTTGAAATCAGCAAGCGTCTGTTGGAGGGGGAGACTGAAACTGTGAGACGGCTGCCACAACAGCTTATCCAGTTGATCAAAGAAACGAAGGGGAAGTTTTCCAGAGGGACTGATTTCTGGTGA
- a CDS encoding Aif-like mitochondrial oxidoreductase: MQTARLLFRHANISSLSLVRQPAQKRFLSHTQRTMADYKLKSVTSLSLKPGDKQEVEVEGIEGAKVLLVNAGGTIQAVGPKCTHYGAPLIKGVLTTSGRLTCPWHGACFNAKTGDVEDAPALDALPTFKVTERDGAIYISGDEATIKAGRRKPNFKCNAAGGAQKDKVVIVGGGSGALGAVEGLRNGGYDGPLTIISSEGYFPIDRTKLSKALLTDVNALQWRDEEFYKSGSVDWVADEVTDVDFSDRNVTTKKGDKIAYTKLILATGGTPRNLPLQGFKVLGNIFTLRTAHDTKKIVKAIGDKGKKIVIVGSSFIGMEVANATAKDNSVTVIGMEKVPLERVLGEKVGAGIQKSLEKNGVKFHMNAGVDKAEPSASDASNVGAVYLKDGTKLEADLVILGVGVAPATEFLRENKVIRLEDDGSIKTNESFEVVGLKDVYAIGDIATYPYHGPGGNGKYTRIEHWNVAQNAGRSVANNIINSAVKTPHFIPVFWSALGSQLRYCGNTVGGWDDIVLQGSVEESSFVAYYTNGETVVAMASMGKDPAMAQSAELMSLGKMPSKSELAKGLDITTIGPVEA, translated from the exons ATGCAAACCGCCAGACTCCTCTTCCGCCACGCAAACATCTCCTCCCTATCCCTCGTGCGCCAACCCGCTCAGAAGAGATTCCTCTCTCACACGCAACGAACCATGGCCGACTACAAGCTCAAGTCCGTCACCTCGCTGTCGCTCAAGCCAGGCGACAAGCAGGAGGTTGAAGTTGAGGGCATCGAGGGCGCAAAGGTCCTGCTCGTCAATGCCGGCGGCACCATCCAGGCTGTCGGCCCCAAGTGCACCCACTACGGCGCTCCCCTCATCAAGGGCGTCCTCACCACCTCGGGCCGATTGACGTGTCCCTGGCACGGAG CCTGCTTCAACGCCAAAACCGGTGATGTCGAGGATGCCCCCGCCCTCGACGCTCTCCCCACCTTCAAGGTCACCGAGCGCGACGGCGCAATCTACATCTCTGGCGACGAGGCCACCATCAAGGCCGGCCGCCGTAAGCCCAACTTCAAGTGCaatgccgccggcggcgcccagaaggacaaggtcgtcatcgtcggcggaggCTCCGGCGCCctgggcgccgtcgagggtcTCCGCAACGGCGGCTACGACGGCCCCCTGACCATTATCTCTTCGGAAGGCTACTTCCCCATCGACCGCACCAAGCTGTCAAAGGCCCTGCTGACCGACGTCAACGCCCTGCAATGGCGCGACGAGGAGTTCTACAAGAGCGGCTCCGTCGACTGGGTCGCTGACGAGGTCACCGACGTCGACTTCTCGGACCGCAACGTCACCACTAAGAAGGGCGACAAGATTGCCTACACCAAGCTGATCCTCGCCACCGGCGGCACCCCGAGGAACCTACCCCTCCAGGGCTTCAAGGTCCTCGGCAACATCTTCACCCTGAGAACTGCCCACGACACGAAAAAGATTGTAAAGGCCATCGgcgacaagggcaagaagatTGTCATTGTCGGGTCTTCTTTCATTGGCATGGAGgtcgccaacgccacggCCAAGGACAATTCCGTTACCGTCATCGGCATGGAAAAGGTTCCGCTCGAGAGAGTGCTGGGCGAGAAGGTTGGTGCCGGTATCCAAAAGAGCCTCGAGAAGAACGGCGTCAAGTTCCACATgaacgccggcgtcgacaaggccgagcCATCAGCCTCGGACGCGTccaacgtcggcgccgtctaTCTCAAGGACGGCAccaagctcgaggccgaccttgtcatcctcggcgtcggcgttgcGCCCGCCACCGAGTTCCTGAGGGAGAACAAGGTCATCCgtctcgaggacgacggatCGATCAAGACGAACGAGAGCTTTGAGGTGGTGGGACTGAAGGATGTGTACGCCATTGGCGACATTGCCACGTACCCCTACCACGGGCCCGGGGGCAACGGCAAGTACACGCGCATCGAGCACTGGAACGTTGCGCAGAACGCGGGTCGCTCCGTCGCAAACAACATCATCAACTCGGCCGTCAAGACGCCGCACTTCATCCCCGTCTTCTGGTCGGCGCTGGGGTCGCAGCTCCGTTACTGCGGCAACACGGTCGGCGGGTGGGACGACATTGTGCTGCAGGGCAGCGTGGAGGAGTCGTCCTTTGTCGCGTACTACACCAACGGCGAGACGGTCGTCGCCATGGCTTCGATGGGCAAGGACCCGGCCATGGCGCAGTCGGCCGAGTTGATGTCGCTGGGCAAGATGCCGTCAAAGTCGGAGCTGGCCAAGGGGCTGGACATCACAACTATTGGCCCGGTCGAGGCATGA